The sequence CAGTTCGCACAGGCCAGGCCGTTGCCCACATAGTCGGGCGCATGCGTCTTGGTATCGACGAATATGGCGCGCCCTTGCTGTACCAACTGCCCGTAGGCGTTGTCAGGCAGTTCGCTTTCCTTGGGCGGTTGGAAGTACTTGCTGCTGGCGGGATCACCGGCCCCGGTCAGGATCTGCGACTGATCTTCCATCGCGATGTCGTCCGCGAGCACCGGGAAGGCCAATGACATCAACAGCAGTGCGCTTGTATGGGGCTTCATTTGGCTGCTCCTTTGTCGGTCAGGCCTGCGAAGTATGTCGAGACCGCCATTACCTCGTCCTCGGTCAAGCTACGCGCGATGTGGCCCATCAAGTCGTTGGGGTCGTTCTTGCGGGTGCCCTGACGCCAGGCGGTCAACTGAGACGACAGGTACTGTGCCGACTGCCCGGCCAGCGGTGGGAAGGCGTCGCCGACGCCCGTTCCGCTGGGGCCGTGGCAGGCAACGCACTCGGGGATGTTGCGTTCCCAGGCGCCGCGCAGCGCAAGGGTTTCGCCAGGCCCGTCGACCAACGCGGTGCGGTCGATTCGCTCGACCTGCGGTTGCGGCTTGTCAGCCAGCATCGTCGAGACGGCCTCGGCTTCCTCACGGCTTAAGGCTGCCGCAATGGGCTGCATGATTGGATTCGCCCGCGCACCGGATGCGAAATCAGCCAGTTGCTTGCGCATGTAATTCGCCGACAAGCCGGCCAGACGGGGGAATCCCGCAGCGGCCATGCCTTCGCCCTCGGCGCCGTGGCAGGTAGCGCACGCCATCGCGGCGGTGTTGGCCCCGCCTTTGCTGTACACCGCAGCGGCATCCGCGGCGTGCGCGGACACCGAAATCGCAAGGAAGAGCCCGGCCAAGGGCCAGAGGGGGACGTTCATGTAGCCTCCAGATCATTCTTGTTATAGGTGCCGGTGCTGACTGACCGTGTCGTGTTGCTAGCGTTTGGACAACGGCCCCATGATGCCATTCAACGCCTCGGGACGAGGCGCGCCCTGATGCTGCTGCAGACGCCCTTGCTCATCTAGGTAATAGATAGCCGGGGTGGCCGAGGCGCCCATTTCGCCCATCAGGGTGAGGTTCGCCTCAAGCTGTTCATTCACCTCGGGCGCGATACGCTTGATGGCCTTGAGCGTGCTGGCCTTGCCCGCGGCCTCGTGCTCATTGAGCGCCGCCTCAGGGTCCTTCGCGGCCAGCAGTGCCGCGGATTTACCGGCGCTGTCCGGGCGCAGCATGCCGACCATCACGTGGCGAAGCTGAACGTCACCCGCTTCGACCCAGGGCCGCGCCTGTTTCCAGAACATATTGCAGAACGGGCAGTTCGGGTCGGAAAACATGTAGATAACCCGTGGCGCCTCAGCCGCGCCGTCAGCAATCCAGGTGCTGCTTTCGAGCCGCTGCCACATCTCGCTGCTCATCGGCTCATACACAAGCTTTTCCAGCGGTGCCTTGGTCAGGTCTTCGCCAGCGGAATCCAGCAAACTGCCGACCACGACATGATCACCGTCCGGTGTCAGATACAGCGCAATGCCCTGTCCGTTGTAACGCGCTGCGTAGCCCTTTAATCCTCCCGGCGCGTCGAAACTGCCGACCACTTTGGCTCCGCGCGCTTCAATGGCCTGAACCGCGGGAGGCAGCGTTTCGGCCAGCGCCCAGGGCGTCGGCAGTAAGGCGAGCGTTGAGATAAAAAACGAAAGTGAACGTACCGGTTTCATGGCTGGGTTTTGACCTCTAGTTGCTCAAGGGCGCGCGCCAGGCTGGCACGGGACAGTTCACCGAGATGGCTGCCAACTTGGCGTCCCTCGGCGTCATAAAAAAGCGTGGTGGGCAGCGACGCAGACCCTACGTGCTGGCCCAGACGACCGCCGGTGTCGAGCAGAACGTTTTCCAGACCGAGCCCTTCGGCTTCGAGGAAGTCGGCGATCAATCGCTCGCCCTCGCCCTGGTTGACGAAAAGAAAGGTCACGTCGGTGTTTTCTTGTTGCGCCTGCGCAAGGACCGGCATTTCACGCCGGCAGGGCGGGCACCAAGTGGCCCACAGGTTGACCACCAGCGGCTTGCCAACGTAATCCTGCAAGGCGACGGGTTTACCCCGGTTGTCCCGCAGGCCCATCTCAGGCAGTCGCGTGCCCTGCTCGAACGCGTGCAACGCAAAGGTCCCGAACCCCCAGCTGAGCACACCCACCAGCACCGCTGCGCCCAGCGGTCGGCGCAGCCCGCTGTCGCGCCAGGCCAGCCAGGAACCCAACAGAACGGCCACCAGCAAGCCCGGCCAGGCAATAAAACCGCCGTCACGTATGTCGATCACGCGCCAGGGCTCATCTCGGAAATGCTCGACGTACACCAGCACGAAGGCCAGCCGCGCGACCAGTAGCGCCACCAGCAGCAGCCTGAAGAGCTGTTGTTCCGGATTCCGCTCGCTGCGCCGCCCAACCCACCAGCCGGTCAGCATCGCTATAAACAGGCTCACCAGCATCAGCACATGTGGGACGGCAAGCGCCAATGGCCCCAGGTTGATCGTCAGCATCAGCCACGCTCCATTGTCTGGTTCCATCTGTTCAGAAACTGATTCGCATCGACCTCGCCGGTGATGCGCTGGGTTCGCCGCTCTTCCCCGTCCGGGCCGATGAAGAGCAGCGTCGGCGGCCCCATGACCTGATAGCGGTTCAGCAGCTCGCGACTGGCGGGATCGGTCTGCGTCACGTCCGGCCGCAGAATCCGCACGCCGGTGAGCGCTGCCTGCACCTGGGCGTCACCGAACACCTCCTTTTCCATGACCTTGCAGGACACGCACCAGTCGGCGTAGTAGTCCACCAGCACCCACTGGCCCGCGGCCCTGGCGGCAGCAAGCTCACGATCAAGGTCGGCCGGCTCGCTGAAGCCGACAAATCCGTGGGCAGGCTCAGCACCTTGCGAGGACGCAACGCCGCCTGTGAATACACCGAGCGGCCGCATGACATCCTGTGCGCCGCCAGCCGCTCCGAGCAGCAGCGCTACGCCCCAGACGCCGGCCAGCGACGCCACCGCGCGGCTGAGCGCCTGATGCCGCACCAGTTCCCGCGACAGGTGCAGCAGCCCGCTGGCACCCACAACCAGCAGCGCGCCCCACAGCCCTACCCAGAGCGGGTCGGACAACAGCGGACGAAGCACGTAGAGGGCGGCGACCAGAAATAGGAAACCGAAGGAAACCTTGACGCGATCCATCCACGGCCCAGGCTTGGGCAGGAAGCGATTGCCCACCGTCACCAGCAGCACCAGTGGCGTACCGATCCCCAGGCCCAGCGCGAACAGCACCAGGCCACCGTTCACGGCGTCGCCGCTTTGGGCGATGTACAGCAGCGCCGCGGCCAGCGGTGCAGTCATGCAGGGGCCCACCAGCAGCCCGGACAACACGCCCAACGCGCTGGCCCCGGCGAGGCTGCCGCCCCGGCGCTTGCGGCCGGCCTGCTCCAGCCGATCACGCAGGCCCGCCGGCAGTTGCAGTTCGAAGAAGCCGAACATAGGTAAGGACAGCAGCACGAACAGGCCAGCGAAACTTGCGATCAGCCACGGCTGCATCAGCCATCCCTGCAGATTCGCACCCAGTAGCGCCGCCACCACTCCGAGGGCGGCGTAAACCAGCGCCATGCTGAATACGTAGGCCCCAGCCAGCGCCATGCCGCGGCGAGGCCCGGCCTGGCTACCCACGACGATGCCGGCCAGGATGGGCAGCATCGGCAGCGAACAGGGTGCAAAGGCAAGCAGCAGGCCGAGTCCGAAGAAGATCAGCAGGCTCCAGCCCAGCGACTGCTGCTGTAGCCCGCTGGCCAGGGCCTGGTCGTCGGCCTGAACCGGCATGGACGGAGGGGTGCTGCTGCCGCCCAGCTCTACCGTGCGGCTTTGCGGCGGATAGCACAGGCCGGCATCGGCGCAGCCTTGCCAGCCGAGTTCAAGCGACGCGAGATCCGCATCGGGGAGCTGCACTTCCAGGCTGTCGCGATAGATTCGCGAATCACCAAAATACTCGTCATGGTACGGCTCGCCAGGCGGCAACTGGGGCTCGTTCCCCGGTGGCAGCCCTGCGAATCGCAGGCGCTCCTTGTAGAGGTAATAGCCGGGCGCAATATCCCAGCGCAGCACGGCGCCGCCAGCGTCAGGCTGCTCGACGTGCAGCGTGAACGCTTCATCCACGGGCAGAAAGTCCTGCTGCTTCTGACCGAAGGTGAACGGCGAAGCGTTCGCCAGCTGCACAGACCATAGGCAGCAGGCCAGAAAGATAAAAAGCGCTCGCATGCACAACACCCGATTACCAGATTCGACGGCGAGCTTGCCGACTCGGGATTAAGAGGCGATTAACGAGGCCTGGACACAACCTGTAAGGCCGAGCGACGTTGAGGCGCGAGCAACTCGGCGTACCATCTGCTAACGCGCCGTTAATCCAGGCGGACGATACTGACTGCTGCCTATCAAGCGATTCCCACATGCACGTACTGCTGACAGAAGACAACGCACTGATCGCCAGTGGCATCGTCGCCGGGCTAGAAGCCCAGGGCTTCAGCGTGGCCCATGCCGCTACGGCCGGGCAGGCCGACTCGCTGCTGCGCACAGCCAGCTTCGACCTGATGGTTCTCGATCTGGGTCTGCCTGACGAAGACGGCCTGCGCTTTCTGCAGCGCCTGCGCCGCCGCGGCCTCGAGCTGCCTGTGCTGATCCTGACCGCCCGGGATGCGGTAACCGAGCGGGTCTCCGGGCTTCAGGCGGGCGCTGACGACTACCTCGTCAAACCCTTCGACCTGCGTGAGCTCGCTGCCCGCCTGCATGCCCTACTGCGCCGCGCTGCCGGGCGGGCAACGCAGATGATCGAACACGGCCCGCTAAGCTACGATCCCGCCGCCTGTGCGGCCTTCATGGCAGGCGAACCCGTGGACCTGTCGCGCCGTGAACAGGCGCTGCTCCAGGCGCTACTGCAGAACCCCGGCCGCGTGCTATCGGCCGAGCAGCTCAAGGACGCCGTGTACGGACTGGGCGATGACGTCGAAAGCAACGCCCTGAATGTCCATATCCACCATCTTCGCCGCAAGCTGGGTAACGGCATCGTCGAAACCGTCAGAGGGATCGGTTATCGCCTGGGCCCGGCCGGCCATGCGTCGGCGTCCACCGAGGCACCCGACCCATGAGCTTGCGCCTGCGCCTGACCCTTACCCTCGGCTCGGCCTTCGTGCTGCTCT comes from Stutzerimonas stutzeri and encodes:
- a CDS encoding c-type cytochrome, with the protein product MNVPLWPLAGLFLAISVSAHAADAAAVYSKGGANTAAMACATCHGAEGEGMAAAGFPRLAGLSANYMRKQLADFASGARANPIMQPIAAALSREEAEAVSTMLADKPQPQVERIDRTALVDGPGETLALRGAWERNIPECVACHGPSGTGVGDAFPPLAGQSAQYLSSQLTAWRQGTRKNDPNDLMGHIARSLTEDEVMAVSTYFAGLTDKGAAK
- the dsbG gene encoding thiol:disulfide interchange protein DsbG codes for the protein MKPVRSLSFFISTLALLPTPWALAETLPPAVQAIEARGAKVVGSFDAPGGLKGYAARYNGQGIALYLTPDGDHVVVGSLLDSAGEDLTKAPLEKLVYEPMSSEMWQRLESSTWIADGAAEAPRVIYMFSDPNCPFCNMFWKQARPWVEAGDVQLRHVMVGMLRPDSAGKSAALLAAKDPEAALNEHEAAGKASTLKAIKRIAPEVNEQLEANLTLMGEMGASATPAIYYLDEQGRLQQHQGAPRPEALNGIMGPLSKR
- a CDS encoding TlpA family protein disulfide reductase — its product is MLTINLGPLALAVPHVLMLVSLFIAMLTGWWVGRRSERNPEQQLFRLLLVALLVARLAFVLVYVEHFRDEPWRVIDIRDGGFIAWPGLLVAVLLGSWLAWRDSGLRRPLGAAVLVGVLSWGFGTFALHAFEQGTRLPEMGLRDNRGKPVALQDYVGKPLVVNLWATWCPPCRREMPVLAQAQQENTDVTFLFVNQGEGERLIADFLEAEGLGLENVLLDTGGRLGQHVGSASLPTTLFYDAEGRQVGSHLGELSRASLARALEQLEVKTQP
- the dsbD gene encoding protein-disulfide reductase DsbD, translated to MRALFIFLACCLWSVQLANASPFTFGQKQQDFLPVDEAFTLHVEQPDAGGAVLRWDIAPGYYLYKERLRFAGLPPGNEPQLPPGEPYHDEYFGDSRIYRDSLEVQLPDADLASLELGWQGCADAGLCYPPQSRTVELGGSSTPPSMPVQADDQALASGLQQQSLGWSLLIFFGLGLLLAFAPCSLPMLPILAGIVVGSQAGPRRGMALAGAYVFSMALVYAALGVVAALLGANLQGWLMQPWLIASFAGLFVLLSLPMFGFFELQLPAGLRDRLEQAGRKRRGGSLAGASALGVLSGLLVGPCMTAPLAAALLYIAQSGDAVNGGLVLFALGLGIGTPLVLLVTVGNRFLPKPGPWMDRVKVSFGFLFLVAALYVLRPLLSDPLWVGLWGALLVVGASGLLHLSRELVRHQALSRAVASLAGVWGVALLLGAAGGAQDVMRPLGVFTGGVASSQGAEPAHGFVGFSEPADLDRELAAARAAGQWVLVDYYADWCVSCKVMEKEVFGDAQVQAALTGVRILRPDVTQTDPASRELLNRYQVMGPPTLLFIGPDGEERRTQRITGEVDANQFLNRWNQTMERG
- a CDS encoding response regulator — translated: MHVLLTEDNALIASGIVAGLEAQGFSVAHAATAGQADSLLRTASFDLMVLDLGLPDEDGLRFLQRLRRRGLELPVLILTARDAVTERVSGLQAGADDYLVKPFDLRELAARLHALLRRAAGRATQMIEHGPLSYDPAACAAFMAGEPVDLSRREQALLQALLQNPGRVLSAEQLKDAVYGLGDDVESNALNVHIHHLRRKLGNGIVETVRGIGYRLGPAGHASASTEAPDP